A region of the Phycisphaerae bacterium genome:
CGAGGTACTGACCGCGCGGATTCTCGATGGGCGCCCCGAGTGGCACATCGGCCGACGCGGCCGCCAGCACGTGGGCGCACATGATGAGTGGGGCGACGAATCTGGCCATGGGCCGCCTCCGAGATAACGATGGCTCCAGCCTTTCGCGCCGGCTCGCGCCGGTGGGCATGTCGGCCCCAGCCCGACATTCGACCGGCGGCAGAGGGAGCGCCTGATCGTACAGCGGGCCGGCTCCGCCGCGTAGCCCGCGACGGAGCTCCACCTGGGGCGGACGCTGCCGCTGCGGGACCGATTGTCTTGGCTGACAGCGCCGCTGCGCAGCCCCCAAGCAGCGGCGACGGGTAGCCAAGTCGACTATTATCAGACATACCTGTTGCTGGGCCAAGCTTTGCGCGGCTCGGTGAGCCAGCCCGGTGATCGGCGCAGCAGCGTGGCCGGTGGGCTTCCACTGAAAACAACGCCAGGACCGGGAATCTGGCTTGCCCTCGCCGCGCGCGACGCGGTAGCATGCGCACTTAGGATGGAGTGCGCCGCGGCTGGCTGCGGCAGGGGCTGCCTCGCGGGGAAGGATGCAGTCACCTTGAATCGCCGCTGGGGCGACTGAGCGTCCCGGCTCGTGCGTGCCCAGCCGCGCACGTCAATCGTGTCGTCTCGAGGAGGCGGGAAGGACAAGTCTCGCGCGTCTGGTATTGTGGAATCATTTCACTTTGCGAGGAGGAAGCGTCATGAAGTTATTGGGTTTGTTGGCGGTTCTGGCAGTCGCGCCGCTGCTCAGTGCCCAGGCGTTGCTCGATATCGACATCAACTCGTCGACGCCGGGTTTGACCGGCCTGACGTTCGGGATGGACGATATCCTCAACCAGGAAGTCGGCAAGAAGTACTTCGCGGGCTGGGGTTGGCCGGTCTTCGAGCTGACGTTTGCCCCGGTGGACGTGACCGGCGGCGACATCGATCTGCTGCTGCACAGCCGTTACCACCGAGACGACGGGAATTATGCCGATGCCCAGATTTGGCTGCTCGTCTTCGATGCCGACGGCACCGAGCTCAATCTCGAGTGGAGCGGGCACCCGGACAACGGCCAGGGACACTGGACCGGGGACTATTGGCGGTACGAGCTGCGCGACCTGGATCTCTGGCTACAGACCGCATCGCCCGCCTTCGACGGCACCCAGGTCAGCAAGCTCATGGTTCGCTCGACGAACTGGGGCGGCAACCCGGCCGTGGATTATCTGGCGTTCTCGAACCTGACGATCACGCCGGAGCCGGCCTCGCTGGCCGCGCTGGCCTTGGCGCTGGTTGTGCTGCGCCGCCGCTAGCTGAACGGCGCGGGTCGACGACGGGCTGCCAGCGAGCGCTGTACCGCCGGGTGCGCTGGCGTCGATTACGTGCCTGACGCCTGGAGCCGGCGCAGCGTTTGAATGGGCTTTTCGCGAGCGGGGTCTTGGCGAATTGCGAGACCCCGCTCGTTTTGCGCGCGGCGCTTTGTCCGTGCGGCGGGTTTGATCATTCTGCCCCGTGAACGGTGCCCGTAAGGACGCGCACCTGGCGTGATTGGCTCGCGCGGGCGGCGGACGCGGACTGCGGGACTCTCCACTTGTTGCCTGCGTGGTGCACCAGCAGAATACGCGCGATCCTGCGGTCCGCGACCCAGCGCCGGGTTCATGCCACCTGGCTCCCGTGGCCGCCAGTCGCGCGCGGAGGACCAGGACCGGCCCACGTGTGACGGGGCGCGCCGTGGGCCGCAAGGAGTGCGAGCATGCGACGCGCACCGTACAGTGAGTTTCGCGGGCAGAAGTTGACGCTCAACGACTATCTCGCTATCGATCGGACCATGCTCGCTAACGAACGCACACTGCTCGCGTATGGCCGGACGGCCCTCGCGCTCGCCGTCGTCGGCGGCAGCGGCATGAAGTTCTTTACCGCAACCTGGATCCAAGTGGTCGGAGCCCTGTTCATTCTCGCCGGCGTGCTGGTGGCAGCCCGCGGCTGGCAGCGTTACGCGTACACCAAGAAGCTCCTGGCGGCCGCGCTGGAACGACAGACCGGCGCCGCGGAGCACCCGCTGCAGGAGGAGGTTAAGCCGTCGCCGGAAGAGGCTGCCAAAACAGCAGAATCAGGGGCAGACCCACGCCCCAGGTGATCAGCGTCACCGGCAGACCGAGCCGGACATAGTCGCTGAAGCGATACCCGCCCGGCCCGAGCACGAGGGTGTTCGATTGATGGCCGATCGGCGTGAGGTACGCGGAGGAGGCCCCCAACGCCACGGCCATCAGCAGGGGGTCGGCCGTGATTGACAGGCCCTCGGCGATGCGGATGGCGAGCGGCGCCATCAGGACGGCTGCGGCGGCATTGTTGATCGCGTTGGAGAGCAGCGTCGTCCCGATGAGCAGCATCGCGATGGTTGCCGCCGCCGGGAGGTCCCGCGACAGCGTGAGCAGGCCCGTGGCGATCACCTGTGCCCCGCCGGTGGACTCCAGGGCCTCGCCCACCGGGATCATGGCCGCCAGCAGCACGATGATCGGCCAGTCGATGGCTGCATAGGCCTCGCGCAACGTCAGGAGCTTCGTCAGTACCATGGCAGCCGCGCAACTGGACAGGGCGATCTGCACCGGGAGCCAGCCGAGTGCCATCGCAGCCAGCGCCGCGACAAACAGCCCAAGCGCGATCAGCACCCGCCGCGGCTGACCCAGGCGCAGTCCACGGCGTGCGAGCGGGAGGCAGCCGAGCGTGCTGACCGCTTCCTGCAGCGCCTGACCGTCGCCCTGCAAGAGCAGGATATCACCGACCCGCAGGCGGACATCGCGCAGCCGCTGCCGCAGCCGCCGGCCATGCCGTGCCACACCCAGCAGATTCACGCCGAAACGCCGCCGCAGGTTGAGCTGCGCGACGGTGCGCCGCTCAATGTAGGAATTGGGCGTTACGATCGCCTCGGACACCTCGATCGCCTCCGATTTCAGCAGCTCCTGTCGCAGCTCCTTGTCGCCGACGAGCTCCAGTCCGAGCGCATCGGCCAGCGTCTTGATGGACTCGGCGTCGCCCTCCACCAGCAGCACGTCATCGGCGGCGAGGGTCTCGTACAGGGCGGGCATCGCGACACGCCGTTTGCCACGCGCCAGCCCGACGATCGACGCCTCCGCATCGACCTCCTGCGCGATCTGCCGGATCGTCATCCCGCCGGCCTTCGAGTCCTTCGTCACCCGCAGTTCAGACGTGTACTTGTCGATTTCGAACAACTCTTCGGCGGATCTGTCGCCCGGGCGGTCGGGGATCAGGCGCCATCCGCCGAGGCTGATGAATAGAATGCCGGCCAGCGCGACCCCGACGCCGACGTACGCGAAGTCGAACATGGCGAACGGCGCACCGCACACGTCGGCGCGAATGGTGGCGATGATGACGTTGGACGGCGTGCCGATCAGCGTGGTCAAGCCCCCGAGCAGCGAGCCGAACGCCAGTGGCA
Encoded here:
- a CDS encoding DUF202 domain-containing protein, encoding MRRAPYSEFRGQKLTLNDYLAIDRTMLANERTLLAYGRTALALAVVGGSGMKFFTATWIQVVGALFILAGVLVAARGWQRYAYTKKLLAAALERQTGAAEHPLQEEVKPSPEEAAKTAESGADPRPR
- a CDS encoding SLC13 family permease — translated: MVERWIVFGTLVAALALFVRGTWRYDLVALLALLSLCLAGIVPPAAAFLGFGHPAVVTVAAVLIISAALRSSGVVDVLIRGLERVGESRSIQVGALALLVALCSGFMNNVGALAILMPAAIQLARGSRRSPSYLLMPLAFGSLLGGLTTLIGTPSNVIIATIRADVCGAPFAMFDFAYVGVGVALAGILFISLGGWRLIPDRPGDRSAEELFEIDKYTSELRVTKDSKAGGMTIRQIAQEVDAEASIVGLARGKRRVAMPALYETLAADDVLLVEGDAESIKTLADALGLELVGDKELRQELLKSEAIEVSEAIVTPNSYIERRTVAQLNLRRRFGVNLLGVARHGRRLRQRLRDVRLRVGDILLLQGDGQALQEAVSTLGCLPLARRGLRLGQPRRVLIALGLFVAALAAMALGWLPVQIALSSCAAAMVLTKLLTLREAYAAIDWPIIVLLAAMIPVGEALESTGGAQVIATGLLTLSRDLPAAATIAMLLIGTTLLSNAINNAAAAVLMAPLAIRIAEGLSITADPLLMAVALGASSAYLTPIGHQSNTLVLGPGGYRFSDYVRLGLPVTLITWGVGLPLILLFWQPLPATA